Proteins from one Procambarus clarkii isolate CNS0578487 chromosome 8, FALCON_Pclarkii_2.0, whole genome shotgun sequence genomic window:
- the LOC138360364 gene encoding proline-rich protein 2-like: MHATHPRHPATEAHTHPNDVGDVYTPESRQRHLQSRAEVHPAAQIHTAPRLPGWCLFSAQEPNHDPPQGLQQVQQPPTSENRHTKAQGGTVEQHPKRRQEQAPHHPHPSPSQARPPSLHPHGPHPHRPEDPQRRRRSHSPPHPGKLARDTGAPVSAKGVHHQNYNHPNSQDRQAPAEAGPPKQKNRHPREPGPHPQAGAGQGLPLGHPPHAVQATARHSHTLAQQPPPGPQQLTDGTYKS; encoded by the coding sequence ATGCATGCCACACATCCCAGGCATCCTGCGACGGAGGCACACACGCATCCGAACGACGTGGGCGACGTATATACTCCGGAATCTCGACAACGACACCTCCAATCACGAGCGGAGGTACATCCCGCGGCACAGATTCATACGGCGCCAAGACTTCCCGGCTGGTGCCTTTTTTCAGCACAAGAACCAAATCACGACCCACCCCAGGGGTTACAGCAGGTGCAACAACCTCCCACTTCGGAGAACCGGCACACGAAAGCGCAGGGGGGCACAGTGGAGCAACATCCGAAACGCAGGCAGGAACAGGCACCACACCATCCCCACCCGTCCCCTtcgcaggcacggccaccatcacTGCATCCACATGGTCCACACCCACACCGTCCAGAGGACCCACAGAGGCGACGTCGCTCACATAGTCCACCACATCCTGGGAAACTGGCCCGGGACACCGGCGCGCCCGTTTCCGCAAAGGGAGTACATCATCAGAACTACAATCATCCAAACTCACAGGACCGGCAGGCCCCGGCGGAGGCAGGCCCTCCAAAACAGAAGAACCGGCACCCCCGGGAGCCGGGACCACATCCGCAGGCGGGGGCGGGACAAGGACTTCCACTGGGACATCCACCACACGCAGTgcaggcgacggcccgacactCGCACACTCTGGCGCAACAACCACCTCCGGGGCCACAGCAGTTAACAGACGGGACGTACAAATCGTAG